From a region of the Pseudanabaena sp. ABRG5-3 genome:
- a CDS encoding response regulator: MTIESQKNIVLIDDDEHICEVVQFCVEIFSKWKVITARTGQEGLAAIALVRPDAILLDIQMPEMDGFAVLEELQANPHLFNIPVVLLTALVELTEPQNIDRLRVRGAISKPCHPTQISSQISQILGW, encoded by the coding sequence ATGACAATAGAATCTCAAAAAAATATTGTATTGATCGACGATGATGAACATATTTGCGAAGTTGTGCAGTTTTGTGTAGAAATATTCAGCAAATGGAAAGTGATAACTGCTAGAACGGGGCAAGAGGGATTAGCCGCGATCGCATTAGTCAGACCTGACGCGATTTTATTGGATATACAAATGCCAGAAATGGATGGTTTTGCTGTTCTCGAAGAACTACAGGCTAATCCTCATCTTTTTAATATCCCTGTGGTGTTATTGACTGCTCTAGTCGAACTAACCGAACCCCAAAATATTGATCGTTTAAGAGTCCGAGGAGCGATCTCTAAACCTTGTCATCCCACCCAAATTTCTTCTCAAATTTCTCAGATTCTCGGTTGGTAA
- a CDS encoding fatty acid desaturase, giving the protein MVAIQNSSHTLTPETTLRDIIKTIPSEYFEKKPLRAWLGVLFSVTAAALGYASIAFSPWYLLPFAWIFTGTALTGWFVIGHDCGHRSFSNKSWVNDLVGHIAFLPLLYPFHGWRFKHDHHHLHTNKMGEDNAWYPFTVEQYEEGKGLISNVYRMIRTNFWWLGSILHWANLHFDASLYPERQQEQVKFSYRLVIVFGAIAIPALIYTTGFLGFINFFLMPWLVYHFWMSTFTLVHHTMPDIQFKSPDKWHAATDQLTGTVHCDYPAWVEWLCHDINVHVPHHVSTGIPSYNLRLAHKSLDENWGQYMYKTKFSWELMKDIGDRCHIYDSEKCYKTFAEVDTANKAV; this is encoded by the coding sequence GTGGTTGCCATACAAAACTCCTCACACACTCTTACGCCTGAGACCACCCTCCGCGACATCATTAAAACTATCCCATCCGAATACTTTGAGAAAAAGCCTCTCAGAGCTTGGTTAGGTGTATTGTTTTCCGTAACAGCCGCCGCGCTTGGTTATGCCAGCATCGCCTTTTCTCCTTGGTATCTGTTACCTTTCGCTTGGATTTTTACTGGTACTGCACTGACAGGCTGGTTCGTAATTGGTCATGATTGTGGACATCGCTCTTTTTCTAACAAAAGCTGGGTGAATGACCTCGTTGGGCATATTGCCTTTTTGCCACTGCTATACCCGTTTCACGGTTGGCGTTTCAAGCATGATCACCATCACCTGCATACCAATAAAATGGGTGAAGATAATGCTTGGTATCCCTTCACTGTCGAACAGTACGAAGAAGGCAAAGGTTTAATTTCTAATGTTTATCGCATGATTCGCACCAATTTTTGGTGGTTGGGATCGATTTTACATTGGGCAAATTTGCACTTCGATGCCAGTCTCTATCCTGAGCGTCAACAAGAACAAGTGAAGTTCTCCTACCGCTTAGTGATCGTGTTTGGTGCGATCGCTATTCCTGCTTTGATTTACACCACAGGTTTCTTAGGATTTATCAATTTCTTTTTGATGCCTTGGTTGGTTTATCACTTCTGGATGAGTACCTTCACCCTTGTTCACCACACGATGCCAGATATTCAGTTTAAGAGTCCAGACAAATGGCACGCTGCAACTGATCAGCTAACTGGAACTGTACATTGCGACTATCCAGCTTGGGTGGAATGGCTATGTCACGACATTAATGTTCACGTTCCTCACCATGTTTCTACTGGCATTCCTTCCTACAACTTACGCTTAGCACACAAGTCTCTAGATGAAAATTGGGGACAGTATATGTATAAGACTAAGTTCTCATGGGAGTTGATGAAGGATATTGGCGATCGCTGTCATATCTACGACTCTGAGAAATGCTACAAAACTTTCGCTGAAGTCGATACTGCGAATAAAGCAGTTTAG
- the pipX gene encoding transcriptional coactivator PipX, which produces MSEHYLNHPTFGLLSRLCRVDEFRSLFTTLYAQRLFFLITNSPEGIQFEPVSRADAKLMVENQMRSLRRLGSDTDQKNLQHIYKRTFSQ; this is translated from the coding sequence ATGTCCGAACATTATCTAAATCATCCTACTTTTGGCTTGCTATCTCGCCTATGTAGGGTAGATGAGTTTCGTAGTTTATTTACTACACTCTATGCACAAAGGTTATTCTTCCTGATTACCAATAGTCCTGAAGGTATTCAATTTGAGCCTGTCTCGCGAGCAGATGCTAAGCTCATGGTTGAGAATCAGATGCGATCGCTACGTCGCCTTGGCTCTGATACAGATCAAAAAAATCTCCAACATATTTACAAACGCACTTTTTCCCAATGA
- the ispE gene encoding 4-(cytidine 5'-diphospho)-2-C-methyl-D-erythritol kinase, with protein MTSRISLKAAAKINLYLEITGNRPDGYHDLVMILQSIDLCDRVDLRKIGTDEIQVTCTNPEVPCDRSNLAYKAAALMQSNFPEIGGVEIAIDKQIPMGAGLAGGSANAAAVLVGIDRLWNLGLTQSQICDLAAQLGSDIPFCVVGGTALATGRGEILSPLPDLKDLVLVICKPRHISISTVWAYQTFRSQSLLTNNPTKHEALSSHMVAVIAAAEESTPAKIGRLLYNDLERAVLPEYSELVDLKNKLLEQECLGAMMSGSGSTMFAIAADLDRAHQIAEAVRTDDIDVWVVKSLVRSIFDA; from the coding sequence ATGACCTCGCGTATTTCTCTCAAGGCTGCGGCAAAAATTAATCTTTACCTAGAGATTACGGGCAATCGACCTGATGGATATCACGATTTGGTGATGATCTTGCAGAGTATTGATCTATGTGATCGCGTCGATCTTCGGAAAATTGGTACAGATGAAATTCAAGTAACTTGTACTAATCCTGAAGTACCTTGCGATCGCAGTAACCTTGCATATAAAGCCGCCGCCTTGATGCAGAGTAACTTTCCAGAAATTGGAGGAGTCGAAATTGCGATCGACAAGCAAATTCCGATGGGAGCAGGTTTAGCTGGGGGATCAGCAAATGCGGCGGCAGTTTTAGTGGGGATCGATCGCCTGTGGAATTTGGGACTTACCCAGTCACAGATTTGTGATCTTGCGGCGCAGTTAGGTTCTGATATTCCCTTTTGTGTAGTCGGTGGTACGGCTTTGGCGACAGGTCGTGGGGAGATTTTGTCACCGTTGCCCGATCTCAAGGATTTAGTTCTAGTAATTTGCAAGCCACGCCATATTTCGATCTCCACCGTCTGGGCATATCAAACCTTCCGATCGCAGAGTTTGCTGACAAACAATCCCACTAAACATGAGGCTCTCTCTAGTCACATGGTTGCCGTGATCGCGGCGGCTGAAGAATCTACACCAGCAAAAATCGGGCGGTTGCTGTATAACGATTTAGAACGAGCGGTATTGCCTGAGTATTCTGAACTTGTAGATCTAAAAAATAAATTGCTGGAACAGGAATGTCTCGGTGCAATGATGTCAGGTTCGGGATCAACGATGTTTGCGATCGCCGCAGATTTAGATCGCGCCCATCAAATTGCGGAAGCAGTCCGAACCGATGATATTGATGTATGGGTTGTGAAGAGTTTAGTTAGATCGATTTTTGATGCTTAA
- a CDS encoding Crp/Fnr family transcriptional regulator, with translation MKYRKEVNKSEFSNWLQTTLIFQGLSLEQLEPLVQISQLQKFQKGEMIFIQDSEATGFFVVQEGRVKVFKMASNGKEQIMHLLGVRDYFAEVPALDGKCFPASAIALEYTELIFFPRLAFLELLHQYPAIAINMLMSLATHSRKLAHMVEELSCKDVPQRLASYLLDLSDRSHQAHIINLDVTKTQLAATLGTIPATLSRALYRLSSEGLIAINGSQIELLDRDRLQDTSD, from the coding sequence ATGAAATACAGGAAAGAAGTGAATAAATCCGAATTTAGTAACTGGTTACAAACAACTCTAATTTTTCAAGGATTATCCCTAGAGCAACTTGAGCCACTAGTCCAAATTTCGCAACTACAAAAGTTTCAAAAGGGAGAAATGATTTTTATCCAAGACAGTGAAGCGACAGGATTTTTTGTGGTGCAAGAGGGGAGAGTCAAGGTATTTAAAATGGCATCTAACGGTAAAGAACAAATCATGCATTTGCTAGGTGTGCGTGATTACTTTGCCGAAGTTCCTGCCCTCGATGGGAAATGCTTCCCCGCATCCGCGATCGCTTTGGAATATACAGAATTAATCTTTTTCCCTCGGTTAGCTTTTCTAGAACTGCTCCATCAATATCCTGCGATCGCCATCAATATGTTGATGAGTCTGGCTACACATTCGCGCAAACTGGCGCATATGGTTGAGGAACTGTCATGCAAAGACGTACCGCAGAGATTAGCTTCTTACTTATTGGATTTAAGCGATCGCTCTCATCAAGCGCATATCATCAATTTAGATGTCACCAAAACTCAACTAGCTGCCACTTTAGGAACAATTCCCGCAACTCTATCTAGGGCTTTATATCGGCTCAGTAGTGAAGGCTTAATCGCCATCAATGGTTCACAGATTGAGTTACTAGATCGTGATCGCTTACAAGACACAAGTGATTGA
- a CDS encoding group I truncated hemoglobin, translated as MTTLFEKLGGAEAVDLAVDRFYERVLQDDRIKHFFANTDMAKQRSHQKAFLTYAFGGTDKYDGRYMREAHKELVEKQGLNSSHFEAVAEDLMITLKDMGVADELLAEVAAVAAAPQHKKDVLNG; from the coding sequence ATGACAACATTGTTTGAAAAACTTGGTGGTGCTGAGGCTGTTGACCTAGCAGTAGATCGATTCTATGAAAGAGTATTACAAGATGATCGCATCAAACACTTTTTTGCGAATACCGATATGGCAAAACAGCGATCGCACCAAAAAGCCTTTCTCACCTACGCCTTCGGTGGTACGGACAAATACGACGGTCGCTATATGCGCGAAGCTCACAAGGAACTAGTAGAAAAGCAGGGCTTAAACAGTAGTCACTTTGAAGCGGTTGCCGAAGATTTGATGATTACGCTCAAGGATATGGGAGTTGCCGATGAACTCTTGGCAGAAGTGGCGGCAGTAGCGGCGGCTCCACAACATAAAAAAGATGTTTTGAACGGCTAA
- the ric gene encoding iron-sulfur cluster repair di-iron protein yields MTTFQISDTVGDIVRDRPSLSRLFEQAKVDYCCGGKKTLDEACRKQGIDPQVFLTQLEAIATSSQEPELNITTLSLTELADHIEQTHHAYLHTELPRLERMVTKIAAVHGDREPRLHQIKDIFLAVSQELATHLQKEERILFPMIRQLEASTTTPQFHCGTIANPVRQMEFEHDDAGVALGQLRQLTDNYIPPDWACNTYRAMLDGLLNFEQDMHQHIHKENNVLFPKAIALEQSKAN; encoded by the coding sequence ATGACAACTTTTCAAATCAGTGACACCGTAGGCGACATCGTTCGCGATCGTCCTTCCCTTTCACGATTGTTTGAGCAAGCCAAGGTTGACTATTGCTGTGGTGGTAAGAAAACGCTCGATGAAGCATGTCGTAAACAAGGGATTGATCCTCAAGTATTTCTCACACAGTTAGAAGCGATCGCTACCTCAAGTCAGGAACCAGAACTAAACATCACAACTTTATCTCTGACAGAATTAGCTGATCACATCGAGCAAACCCACCATGCTTACCTCCATACAGAACTTCCTCGTTTGGAACGAATGGTCACAAAAATTGCGGCGGTACATGGCGATCGGGAACCACGTCTACATCAAATTAAGGATATCTTTTTAGCTGTATCCCAAGAGTTAGCAACACATTTGCAGAAAGAAGAACGGATTTTATTCCCAATGATTCGGCAGTTAGAAGCTAGTACAACAACTCCACAATTCCACTGTGGCACGATTGCGAATCCTGTACGTCAAATGGAATTTGAACATGATGATGCGGGTGTTGCACTGGGTCAATTGCGGCAACTCACTGACAATTACATTCCCCCTGACTGGGCTTGCAACACCTATCGCGCCATGCTGGATGGATTACTGAACTTTGAGCAGGATATGCACCAACATATTCATAAGGAAAACAATGTGCTGTTTCCTAAGGCGATCGCTCTAGAACAATCCAAAGCTAATTAG
- the murA gene encoding UDP-N-acetylglucosamine 1-carboxyvinyltransferase, protein MQSTMDLGTASQIIEPLASTTLESSQMPQIEPNSPVLRIIGKAPLSGHVPISGAKNSILALMAGTLLSSEGCRIRNVPNLADVERMSDILETLGVKISRNGEVLDLDTSNLTTNSAPYELVSKMRASFFALGSLLARLGSAKMPLPGGCAIGARPVELHVRGLQALGADVQIEHGIVIAHAKSRNGRLQGAKIYLDCPSVGATETLMMAATLAEGQTIIENAAQEPEVIDLADLCIAMGAKIHGAGTNTIIIDGVDRLHFADFTAIPDRIEAATFMVAAAITRSTLSMSPVIPAHLTAAISKLQDIGVTVRIDSPDTLTVIGGDRYRAVDIETLPYPGFPTDMQAQFMALLTICEGNGVVTETVFENRLQHVAELNRMGANIRLKNNVAVVTGVPQLSGAPVMATDLRASAALVIAGLAADGETTVMGLHHLDRGYDRIEEKLRNVGAKLYRTTETVNA, encoded by the coding sequence ATGCAATCGACGATGGATCTCGGCACAGCTTCACAAATTATTGAGCCATTAGCATCAACCACGCTCGAATCTTCGCAAATGCCACAAATTGAACCCAACTCCCCAGTCCTCCGCATCATCGGTAAAGCCCCTTTATCTGGTCATGTCCCCATTAGCGGTGCAAAAAATTCGATCCTTGCCCTCATGGCAGGCACACTCTTATCCTCCGAAGGCTGCCGTATTCGCAATGTCCCCAACCTCGCTGATGTAGAGCGGATGAGCGACATTCTCGAAACCCTCGGTGTCAAAATTTCTCGCAATGGTGAAGTCCTCGATCTCGACACTAGCAACCTGACCACCAACTCTGCGCCCTACGAATTGGTCAGCAAAATGCGAGCGAGTTTCTTTGCCCTAGGTTCACTACTAGCAAGATTAGGTTCAGCAAAAATGCCTCTCCCCGGAGGTTGTGCGATTGGGGCGCGTCCTGTGGAATTGCATGTTCGCGGTTTACAAGCTTTGGGGGCGGATGTCCAAATTGAGCATGGCATCGTGATTGCCCATGCCAAGAGCCGTAATGGACGTTTGCAAGGTGCAAAAATTTATCTCGATTGCCCCAGTGTTGGCGCGACCGAAACCTTGATGATGGCGGCAACATTAGCCGAAGGTCAAACGATTATTGAAAATGCTGCCCAAGAACCTGAAGTGATCGATCTTGCGGATCTTTGCATTGCGATGGGGGCAAAAATTCATGGTGCTGGTACAAATACCATCATCATTGACGGTGTCGATAGGCTCCATTTTGCTGACTTCACCGCCATTCCCGATCGCATTGAAGCCGCAACTTTCATGGTTGCTGCCGCCATTACACGATCGACCTTATCAATGTCCCCAGTCATTCCCGCGCACCTCACCGCCGCCATTTCTAAATTGCAAGATATCGGTGTGACTGTGCGGATTGATTCCCCAGATACGCTCACCGTTATTGGTGGCGATCGCTATCGTGCTGTTGACATCGAAACGCTGCCTTACCCTGGATTTCCTACCGATATGCAGGCGCAGTTCATGGCTTTGCTGACTATCTGCGAAGGTAATGGCGTAGTTACTGAGACTGTATTTGAAAATCGCTTGCAGCACGTTGCGGAACTCAATCGCATGGGTGCAAATATTCGTCTCAAGAATAATGTGGCGGTAGTGACAGGTGTACCTCAATTATCAGGCGCTCCTGTGATGGCGACAGATTTACGCGCCTCTGCTGCACTGGTTATCGCAGGACTAGCAGCAGATGGTGAAACTACAGTCATGGGCTTACATCATCTTGATCGCGGTTATGATCGCATTGAAGAGAAGTTACGCAATGTTGGCGCGAAGCTCTATCGCACTACAGAAACAGTAAATGCCTAG